The following DNA comes from Naumovozyma castellii chromosome 4, complete genome.
TGTCCAGGGTCTTGCACATTGGATTGCCCTCTCTGTTTTTGGAATACTCAGTAATGATGTCCAGGCAGCGAGACTCAGGGTCCACAAACAGGTTACGTTGGTTACCAGCATACTTCAGTATCAGTATATCAGGAAACCTGTAGGGCCCGGTGGCAGAAAAGTAGATCATCCACATGACACACACTCCCATATCAGCGACTAACCTGGCGACCTCCTGTGAATCGATGGTGACATTGGGCTTGAAATCAGGAACAACATTGGCCAGAGCCGTCTCGTTgatcaacagcaacagcgAATTCTTGGTTTTGATTCTATTCTCAGCAACATCGATGGCAGTGGGAGAGTTCAGCGTGGCATCGGCAACAGCCTGCACAGACAAGACCTTGTCGAAATACTGACGCAGGTCAGAGAGGTTGGACTCGAAACGCTCCTTGACGTTGGCGTAGAACTCCCTGATGTAGGATCGGGAGAACTTCTTGCCTGAGATAAGCACGGCGTCTGGCTTGCACACCCTGACGTTGAACTTGGTGTAGTTCTGGTACGCCACGGTCAGCTTGTGGTACATGACGTTGGTCCAGGTCCATGGCTCACTCTTcttggtgaagaagatctCATCGGCAGTAGAGTCACCGGGGATGGCCCAGCATGGAGAACCGGTAGAGAACAGAGTAGGTGGCCAGGGCCGATAGAGTCGACCAGCTGGCGAAAGGAGTTCAAGGTGTGGAGAGCTGGGTACGCCACGGAGGTGTCCTGCCAGTTGTAGCAGCAGATGCGCACCAAAAGGTACCACAGTTCGTTGTCAGAGCCCGGTAGCAGCTTGAAAGTGAACCACGAGGCGATGGCATCAATGGACTTGGGCGGACTCTGTTCATGTTCGCAGGTAAAGTCCTCGGCAAAGGAGAGTTGTGGGAACACCTCCGCCAGAAACAGAAAGGCAGACCCCATGGAGCTGTACTTCTGGATGGTGGGGATCTGCAGGTCCTTGGGGAAGGTCTCCCCGTAGCCTGGACGGTGGAACGAGGACAGGTACGGACGGCGGTGGTACCTGGACCTGACCTCGGAGTAGATGGTGGAGAAGTAGGAGTAGATGTCCTCTGCAAACTGGGCCTTGTACTGCTGGAAGCCGGCCAAGACGGACAGGATCGGTTCTCGGGTGAACACGATCTCACCCACATTCATCTACCTGTTCGAAGAAGGACGAGTCCTTGGAGTGCACAATGTCCCTGTCGACCGTGACGTCGGCGAGCAGGTACTGCGTGGAGTGGGTCTCGTCCCTGAGATAGAGGTACTTGGTGGGCTTGTCCTTGTAGACCACGGGGATGACGGTGTACTCCTGGGAGCAGCGTCTGTGTCTGTCTGGGGTCTTGCTGTTGACGATGCGGAAGCCGTCTGGGTGGTGTAGAAGAGCTCTTGGAGGTGGTGCAGACGGAGAAGAGCTGGGAGCGTGGGGACGGGGGACAAGGGTCGGAGCCGGGAAGGCGGTGTGGTACTCGTCCAGGTCCACCAGGGCGTAGTTGGCCAGCTTGGTGCGCTCCTCCAGCAGGAACAGCTTGCTCTTGGGGTGGAACTTCTTGACAACCTTGCGGACAGAAGCACCCTCCTTTCAATAGTTAACACGACAAATCCATCGACAACGCTGACGTTATCTGAAATGTAAAAcatggtggtggtggatttGCGAATGGTTGTTTGGTGGGATGGGAAGGGGAGAGAGTGTGGTTTAAGGGAATGAAATTTGGCCCAGttatatattctgtttTTCTTCGTTTGTCCCAGAAAAGCGGACGCCATCGCCAGAGAAA
Coding sequences within:
- the NCAS0D00100 gene encoding uncharacterized protein encodes the protein MYHKLTVAYQNYTKFNVRVCKPDAVLISGKKFSRSYIREFYANVKERFESNLSDLRQYFDKVLSVQAVADATLNSPTAIDVAENRIKTKNSLLLLINETALANVVPDFKPNVTIDSQEVARLVADMGVCVMWMIYFSATGPYRFPDILILKYAGNQRNLFVDPESRCLDIITEYSKNREGNPMCKTLDKVTSDHLFYYIIVARNMLKHAVGTEYADMKRDLFNETNGAAEESLLNGYLARS
- the NCAS0D00110 gene encoding uncharacterized protein — translated: MASAFLGQTKKNRIYNWAKFHSLKPHSLPFPSHQTTIRKSTTTMFYISDNVSVVDGFVVLTIERRVLLSARLSRSSTPRASCSCWRSAPSWPTTPWWTWTSTTPPSRLRPLSPVPTLPALLRLHHLQELFYTTQTASASSTARPQTDTDAAPRSTPSSPWSTRTSPPSTSISGTRPTPRSTCSPTSRSTGTLCTPRTRPSSNR